In Drosophila simulans strain w501 chromosome 3R, Prin_Dsim_3.1, whole genome shotgun sequence, a single window of DNA contains:
- the LOC6729605 gene encoding uncharacterized protein LOC6729605 yields MAASKIPDWLTAEIFEDLLKANVNGYSKVKNFKADIGSAAGENYATIMLRVKIEVELQDGKSKSVSYMVQLPHQLEVIQEMMKRTNIFEIERTMYNEVVPELEDLYKAVGVDITFGAKSYDLKNAKTEYVALEDLGLKGFKNANRLEGLDQAHTERVLRKLSQWHAASAVRVATKGPYPKILLNGLFKEESKPVMSEMLNGMGANFVKSCATYEGHEAYLDKVKALQPVTIDKLFEFAKVEPTEFNVLNHGDSWSNNIMFQYDAFGKIKEVYLVDYQLPKYGTVAQDLLYFLLSSTKLEDKLAKFDYYIKIYHDNLVEHLKILKYSKPIPTLRDIHLALFKYGYFGYSVATGVMSAVLLDPTDSASLENFMGGNDFQMQLYNSPRYRKHIQAVMPWLLNRGALEL; encoded by the exons ATGGCGGCCAGTAAAATTCCCGATTGGTTAACTGCTGAAATATTTGAAGATTTGCTCAAGGCAAATGTGAATGGATACTCAAAGGTCAAGAACTTTAAGGCGGACATTGGATCTGCTGCAGGTGAAAATTATGCCACCATTATGCTTCGTGTCAAAATCGAAGTTGAGCTGCAAG ATGGCAAATCGAAATCGGTATCCTACATGGTTCAGTTGCCGCACCAACTGGAGGTTATTCAGGAGATGATGAAACGAACCAACATCTTCGAAATCGAGCGTACCATGTATAACGAGGTTGTTCCGGAACTAGAGGACCTTTACAAAGCAGTGGGAGTGGACATCACTTTCGGCGCCAAAAGCTATGATCTCAAGAATGCTAAGACAGAGTACGTGGCCCTGGAGGATTTGGGACTGAAAGGGTTCAAGAATGCCAACCGCCTCGAGGGACTGGATCAAGCGCACACGGAGCGAGTTCTGCGAAAGCTATCCCAATGGCATGCTGCATCTGCCGTGCGAGTGGCCACTAAAGGACCCTATCCCAAAATCCTGCTTAATGGCTTGTTTAAGGAGGAAAGCAAGCCCGTTATGTCTGAAATGTTGAATGGAATGGGCGCGAATTTCGTTAAAAGCTGCGCCACCTACGAAGGTCACGAGGCTTATTTGGACAAAGTC AAAGCGTTGCAGCCTGTTACTATAGATAAGCTTTTTGAGTTCGCCAAGGTCGAGCCAACGGAGTTCAATGTTCTGAACCACGGCGATTCGTGGTCGAACAACATAATGTTCCAGTATGATGCCTTCGGAAAGATCAAGGAGGTGTATTTGGTCGACTACCAGCTGCCCAAATACGGAACCGTGGCACAGGATCTGCTCTACTTCTTGCTCTCATCCACAAAGCTGGAGGATAAACTGGCCAAATTCGATTATTATATTAAGATTTATCACGATAATCTGGTGGAGCACCTGAAGATTCTGAAATACTCGAAACCCATTCCTACTCTGCGAGATATTCATTTGGCGCTTTTCAAATACGGCTACTTCG GCTACTCGGTCGCTACTGGTGTAATGTCCGCTGTTCTCTTGGATCCCACGGACAGTGCCAGCTTGGAGAACTTCATGGGTGGCAATGACTTCCAGATGCAGCTCTACAACAGTCCCCGTTACCGCAAACACATCCAAGCCGTCATGCCCTGGCTGTTGAATCGTGGCGCCTTGGAGCTCTAG
- the LOC6729606 gene encoding uncharacterized protein LOC6729606 has product MASGKIPDWVTAELFEDVLKSSVDGYSKVRNFKAEMGSAAGDNYATIMLRVNIEVELQDGTTKEVSYMVKLPHQMEIYKEMMKHTNIFEIERTMYNLVVPEMEALYKAAGVEVTFGAKSYELKNAQTEYIALEDLCIKGFKNANRLEGLDQAHTERVLRKLAQWHAATAVRVATKGQYPEIVLRGFFKEENRPMMNDMMSGMGQVFVKCCSTYEGNEAYIEQVKALKSVMIDELFKMCVVDPTEFNALNHGDSWSNNIMFQYDESGKIKEVYMVDFQVSKYGTVAQDLLYFLISSTKLEDKLSKFDYYIKVYHDNLVEHLKILKYSKPLPSLRDIHKSLYKYGTFAYSVATGVMAAVLVDPTENANFENFVGDTAEGVDFQMKMYNNPRYRKHMQAILPWLLNRGALDIN; this is encoded by the exons ATGGCGTCTGGCAAAATACCCGATTGGGTCACCGCTGAACTTTTTGAAGATGTTCTCAAATCGAGTGTGGACGGGTATTCGAAAGTGCGAAATTTCAAAGCGGAAATGGGATCTGCGGCAGGTGACAACTACGCCACGATCATGTTGCGAGTTAACATCGAAGTGGAGCTGCAGG ATGGCACCACCAAAGAGGTGTCATACATGGTCAAGTTGCCACATCAGATGGAAATCTACAAGGAAATGATGAAGCACACCAACATCTTCGAAATCGAACGCACCATGTACAATCTGGTGGTTCCCGAGATGGAGGCTCTTTATAAGGCAGCCGGTGTGGAGGTCACGTTTGGAGCCAAGAGCTATGAGCTAAAGAATGCCCAGACCGAGTACATAGCTCTGGAGGACCTGTGTATCAAAGGATTTAAGAACGCCAATCGCCTAGAGGGTCTCGACCAAGCGCACACGGAGCGGGTTCTCCGGAAGTTGGCGCAGTGGCATGCTGCAACGGCCGTAAGGGTGGCCACCAAGGGGCAGTATCCGGAAATCGTGCTGAGGGGATTCTTCAAGGAGGAAAACAGGCCGATGATGAACGATATGATGAGCGGCATGGGACAGGTTTTTGTCAAATGCTGTAGCACCTACGAAGGTAACGAGGCGTATATAGAACAAGTC AAAGCACTTAAGTCCGTGATGATAGACGAGTTGTTTAAGATGTGCGTAGTCGATCCCACGGAGTTCAACGCCCTGAACCATGGCGATTCGTGGTCCAATAACATTATGTTCCAGTACGATGAGTCTGGAAAAATCAAGGAGGTGTATATGGTCGACTTTCAGGTCTCGAAGTACGGCACTGTTGCACAGGACTTGCTCTACTTCCTGATTTCATCCACAAAGCTGGAGGACAAGCTAAGCAAATTCGATTACTACATTAAGGTGTACCATGATAACCTGGTGGAGCATCTGAAAATCCTTAAATATTCCAAGCCATTGCCAAGCCTGCGAGATATCCATAAGTCTCTGTACAAATACGGAACTTTTG CATACTCTGTGGCCACAGGTGTAATGGCAGCCGTTCTCGTAGATCCAACGGAGAACGCCAATTTTGAGAACTTTGTTGGCGATACCGCCGAGGGAGTGGACTTCCAGATGAAAATGTACAATAATCCCCGCTATCGGAAGCACATGCAGGCGATCCTGCCCTGGCTGCTCAATCGCGGTGCCCTGGACATAAATTAG
- the LOC6729607 gene encoding uncharacterized protein LOC6729607 isoform X2: protein MFDAELDMYDHLIPELEDLYAKNTSISPKFKPVHLKFPGEPVKSDYILLEDLRKRGYRNADRTQGLEQFEVEAVLKKLAQWHAASAKRVVELGEYEKDIRESYFTTEHQKLLDEFNINFCMPFLECMQQYNLEPGQLVLISDYTSQLTDLNIEFGKNDPLELCVLNHGDFWCNNFMFKYKNASEVEDVCFVDFQLPKYGTPAQDLLCMLMTSPKFSIKLEMFDYFIEYYHQQLVGHLTMLNYNRNAPTLSQFHAHLHRYSLWAFICAQRMLPIVLLPPDVGSHIGNIMGNSEEAIAFKRKMFLLPAYVDQIKVILPWLINRGYIR, encoded by the exons ATGTTCGATGCCGAGTTGGACATGTACGATCATCTGATACCAGAATTGGAGGATCTCTATGCCAAAAACACTTCCATCTCACCGAAATTCAAGCCTGTGCATCTGAAGTTTCCAGGAGAGCCGGTAAAAAGCGACTACATTCTGTTGGAGGATCTGCGGAAGAGGGGATATAGGAATGCCGACAGAACCCAGGGATTGGAGCAGTTTGAAGTGGAGGCGGTCCTCAAGAAGTTGGCCCAGTGGCATGCAGCATCTGCAAAAAGAGTAGTCGAGCTGGGGGAATACGAGAAGGATATCCGGGAGAGTTACTTTACTACTGAGCACCAGAAATTACTCGATGAATTcaacattaatttttgtatgccCTTCCTGGAGTGTATGCAGCAATATAATCTGGAGCCAGGACAGCTCGTCCTCATA AGCGACTATACATCTCAACTGACGGATCTGAACATTGAGTTTGGTAAGAACGATCCTCTGGAGTTATGTGTGTTAAACCACGGAGATTTTTGGTGCAATAACTTTATGTTCAAGTATAAGAACGCCTCAGAAGTGGAGGACGTTTGCTTTGTTGACTTCCAGCTCCCCAAATATG GCACACCCGCCCAAGATCTACTGTGCATGTTGATGACCTCCCCTAAGTTTTCGATCAAGTTGGAAATGTTTGACTATTTCATAGAGTATTATCACCAGCAGCTAGTCGGACACCTCACCATGCTCAATTACAATCGGAATGCACCCACACTATCCCAGTTTCACGCCCACCTACACCGATATAGTCTCTGGG CTTTCATATGCGCCCAGCGAATGCTTCCCATAGTTCTGCTCCCACCCGATGTTGGTTCACATATAGGCAATATAATGGGTAACTCGGAGGAGGCGATCGCGTTCAAGCGGAAGATGTTCCTGTTGCCGGCTTACGTGGATCAAATAAAAGTCATATTGCCATGGCTCATTAACCGGGGTTACATAAGATAG
- the LOC6729607 gene encoding uncharacterized protein LOC6729607 isoform X1 — translation MTDQPTPKWVTKELFCSLLEQNNPNFKAIVKFVPTSAISKGENYLTIVLRIQIEMQLKDNSIEDVSYILKIPLVPEGEKNDFHEMFDAELDMYDHLIPELEDLYAKNTSISPKFKPVHLKFPGEPVKSDYILLEDLRKRGYRNADRTQGLEQFEVEAVLKKLAQWHAASAKRVVELGEYEKDIRESYFTTEHQKLLDEFNINFCMPFLECMQQYNLEPGQLVLISDYTSQLTDLNIEFGKNDPLELCVLNHGDFWCNNFMFKYKNASEVEDVCFVDFQLPKYGTPAQDLLCMLMTSPKFSIKLEMFDYFIEYYHQQLVGHLTMLNYNRNAPTLSQFHAHLHRYSLWAFICAQRMLPIVLLPPDVGSHIGNIMGNSEEAIAFKRKMFLLPAYVDQIKVILPWLINRGYIR, via the exons ATGACTGACCAACCAACTCCAAAGTGGGTGACCAAGGAGCTTTTCTGCAGCTTGTTGGAACAGAATAATCCGAATTTCAAGGCGATCGTTAAATTTGTTCCAACATCGGCGATTAGCAAAGGGGAAAACTATTTGACGATCGTGCTGCgcatacaaattgaaatgcagctGAAAG ATAACAGCATAGAAGATGTCAGCTACATACTGAAGATTCCTTTGGTGCCGGAAGGTGAGAAGAATGACTTCCACGAGATGTTCGATGCCGAGTTGGACATGTACGATCATCTGATACCAGAATTGGAGGATCTCTATGCCAAAAACACTTCCATCTCACCGAAATTCAAGCCTGTGCATCTGAAGTTTCCAGGAGAGCCGGTAAAAAGCGACTACATTCTGTTGGAGGATCTGCGGAAGAGGGGATATAGGAATGCCGACAGAACCCAGGGATTGGAGCAGTTTGAAGTGGAGGCGGTCCTCAAGAAGTTGGCCCAGTGGCATGCAGCATCTGCAAAAAGAGTAGTCGAGCTGGGGGAATACGAGAAGGATATCCGGGAGAGTTACTTTACTACTGAGCACCAGAAATTACTCGATGAATTcaacattaatttttgtatgccCTTCCTGGAGTGTATGCAGCAATATAATCTGGAGCCAGGACAGCTCGTCCTCATA AGCGACTATACATCTCAACTGACGGATCTGAACATTGAGTTTGGTAAGAACGATCCTCTGGAGTTATGTGTGTTAAACCACGGAGATTTTTGGTGCAATAACTTTATGTTCAAGTATAAGAACGCCTCAGAAGTGGAGGACGTTTGCTTTGTTGACTTCCAGCTCCCCAAATATG GCACACCCGCCCAAGATCTACTGTGCATGTTGATGACCTCCCCTAAGTTTTCGATCAAGTTGGAAATGTTTGACTATTTCATAGAGTATTATCACCAGCAGCTAGTCGGACACCTCACCATGCTCAATTACAATCGGAATGCACCCACACTATCCCAGTTTCACGCCCACCTACACCGATATAGTCTCTGGG CTTTCATATGCGCCCAGCGAATGCTTCCCATAGTTCTGCTCCCACCCGATGTTGGTTCACATATAGGCAATATAATGGGTAACTCGGAGGAGGCGATCGCGTTCAAGCGGAAGATGTTCCTGTTGCCGGCTTACGTGGATCAAATAAAAGTCATATTGCCATGGCTCATTAACCGGGGTTACATAAGATAG